The following coding sequences are from one Argonema galeatum A003/A1 window:
- the glmM gene encoding phosphoglucosamine mutase, translated as MVTTPIGTQLSSASSSPSSASESILMAKSLNLNPAYNLINLPATPLFGTDGIRGRVGDLLSAELALQVGFWTGQVLRSQAVSSEAPGPIVLGQDTRNSSDMLAMALAAGLTSAGLEVWQLGICPTPCVAYLTSIFQAAGGVMISASHNPPEDNGIKIFGPGGTKLSKELQAQIEAGLRGQQIESSVVRVSGRHYHRRELLNEYALSLQKPLLPDIDLRGMRIVLDLAWGAAVGLAPKIFAEMGAEVICLHESPDGDRINVNCGSTHLEPLQHAVKQHQADMGFAFDGDADRVLAVDSQGRIVDGDRILYFWGKSLALGQQLPNNTIVTTVMANLGFERAWQNFGGQFLRTPVGDQYVHAEMLLHGAMLGGEQSGHILCRHYAVTGDGLLTSLHLAALVKRMNVSLSELVDGSFQTYPQLLKNIRVEDRDRRLGWKNCDVLTSAIAQAEAAMGDSGRILVRASGTEPLIRVMVEAVSAELADHWADNLVLAVQQYLNRG; from the coding sequence ATGGTTACAACCCCCATCGGGACTCAACTGTCTAGCGCTTCCTCTTCGCCATCGTCCGCTTCCGAATCTATCCTTATGGCAAAATCGCTCAATCTCAATCCTGCTTACAACCTAATTAATTTGCCCGCAACGCCTTTGTTTGGAACTGATGGGATTCGCGGCAGAGTGGGAGATTTGCTGAGTGCCGAATTAGCTCTACAAGTCGGTTTTTGGACTGGTCAAGTGTTGCGATCGCAGGCAGTAAGCTCTGAAGCCCCAGGGCCGATCGTTTTAGGCCAAGATACTAGAAACTCCAGCGATATGTTGGCAATGGCCCTAGCCGCTGGTCTTACTTCGGCTGGACTAGAGGTTTGGCAGTTGGGGATATGCCCTACTCCCTGCGTAGCTTACCTAACCAGTATTTTCCAGGCAGCAGGAGGAGTAATGATCTCGGCTAGCCACAACCCGCCAGAGGACAACGGGATTAAAATTTTCGGGCCAGGTGGTACGAAGCTGTCCAAAGAATTGCAAGCACAAATTGAGGCAGGACTTCGGGGACAGCAGATTGAGAGTTCTGTTGTGAGGGTTTCGGGAAGACACTACCATCGCCGTGAGTTGCTCAACGAGTATGCCCTGTCGCTTCAGAAACCGCTCTTGCCAGATATCGATCTGCGGGGAATGCGAATTGTGCTGGATCTGGCTTGGGGAGCGGCTGTGGGACTTGCGCCGAAGATTTTTGCCGAAATGGGAGCGGAGGTGATTTGCCTGCATGAGAGTCCTGATGGCGATCGCATTAATGTCAACTGCGGTTCGACTCATCTTGAGCCTCTCCAGCACGCGGTGAAGCAGCATCAAGCGGATATGGGATTTGCTTTTGATGGGGATGCCGACCGCGTACTGGCTGTGGACAGCCAAGGTCGCATCGTTGATGGCGATCGCATCCTCTATTTCTGGGGAAAAAGTTTGGCCTTGGGGCAACAATTGCCCAACAATACGATCGTGACTACCGTCATGGCTAACCTCGGTTTTGAACGAGCTTGGCAAAATTTCGGCGGTCAATTCCTGCGGACGCCAGTGGGCGACCAGTACGTTCATGCGGAAATGCTCCTCCACGGTGCTATGCTGGGTGGCGAGCAATCGGGACATATCCTCTGCCGTCATTACGCTGTAACTGGCGATGGTTTGTTAACGTCGTTGCATTTGGCCGCACTGGTAAAACGGATGAATGTTTCCTTATCCGAATTGGTGGATGGAAGTTTCCAGACTTACCCCCAGCTATTAAAGAATATTCGGGTGGAAGACCGCGATCGTCGTCTGGGTTGGAAAAACTGCGATGTTCTCACAAGCGCGATCGCACAAGCAGAAGCTGCAATGGGAGACTCCGGACGTATCCTCGTTCGCGCTTCTGGAACCGAACCCCTCATTCGCGTCATGGTGGAAGCCGTCAGCGCCGAACTCGCCGACCACTGGGCTGACAATCTAGTTCTAGCCGTTCAGCAATATCTGAATAGGGGCTAG
- a CDS encoding ATP-binding protein, producing the protein MVLSVLPFTSELNVTQIAIAREISAAVVNVSGRQRMLSQRTALFSLRLVCSQDKVERSELRSQLLVAIDLMEKSHNGLIDGDPEMKLPGNPSTVVKAMYFEPPLNLDGQFRKFIAQVRALAQVEDSDLTQDHPHLLYILDAADGGLLDALDAIVSQYQKESEAEQLELDINQIQLYKQSCAATAAAQAQAQELEKALQDLQQERAKLIHTERISSLGQLVAGVAHEINNPINFIYGNLTYANNYVEDLLKLLHLYKKEYPNPSPSIEDKITDIDLDFLLQDLPKVLSSMKIGADRIRQIVMSLRTFSRMDEKEMKPVDIHEGIESTLLILHSRLKGKGSSPQIKIIKEYGDLPLVQCHVGQLNQVLMNLLSNAIDALEMGTGDFSIPNSKSQIQNPQILIRTEALHPDYINVRIADNGPGITEEVKARLFDPFFTTKPVDKGTGLGLSISHQIVVEKHGGSLRCVSEPGQGTEFWIEIPIRQKSLVIC; encoded by the coding sequence ATGGTATTATCCGTGCTGCCTTTCACTTCTGAACTAAACGTGACTCAGATCGCTATCGCTAGAGAAATTAGTGCAGCAGTTGTCAATGTGAGCGGTCGTCAGCGGATGCTCTCTCAAAGGACGGCGCTGTTTTCCCTCAGACTGGTTTGCTCTCAAGATAAGGTTGAGCGGTCAGAATTGCGATCGCAGTTGTTAGTTGCGATCGATTTAATGGAAAAGTCGCATAATGGATTGATCGATGGCGATCCTGAGATGAAACTACCAGGAAACCCTTCTACGGTAGTAAAAGCGATGTACTTTGAACCACCGCTTAATTTAGACGGGCAGTTTCGGAAATTCATCGCCCAAGTCAGAGCCTTAGCGCAAGTTGAAGACAGCGATCTTACTCAGGATCATCCCCATCTGCTTTACATCCTGGACGCTGCTGACGGCGGACTGCTAGATGCTTTAGATGCGATCGTCAGTCAGTATCAGAAAGAAAGCGAAGCTGAGCAACTGGAGCTTGACATCAACCAGATCCAACTCTATAAGCAAAGTTGTGCCGCCACTGCCGCCGCCCAAGCGCAAGCTCAAGAACTGGAAAAAGCACTGCAAGACTTACAACAGGAACGGGCTAAGCTCATTCACACCGAAAGAATTTCCAGCCTCGGTCAACTGGTTGCTGGTGTTGCTCATGAAATCAACAACCCAATCAACTTTATTTACGGAAACTTGACTTACGCGAACAACTATGTAGAAGACCTACTCAAGCTGCTGCACCTTTATAAAAAGGAATATCCCAACCCCAGTCCTTCCATTGAAGACAAAATTACAGATATTGACCTGGATTTTCTGCTCCAAGATCTGCCTAAAGTTCTATCTTCTATGAAAATCGGTGCCGATCGCATCCGTCAGATTGTCATGTCGCTGCGGACTTTCTCTCGAATGGACGAAAAGGAAATGAAGCCAGTTGATATTCACGAGGGCATTGAGAGTACGCTGTTGATCTTGCACAGCCGTCTGAAAGGCAAAGGCTCTAGTCCTCAAATCAAAATAATCAAAGAGTACGGCGATTTACCGTTAGTGCAATGCCACGTCGGTCAACTCAATCAAGTATTAATGAATCTTCTCTCCAACGCAATTGACGCTCTGGAAATGGGGACTGGGGACTTTTCAATCCCAAATTCCAAATCCCAAATCCAAAATCCCCAGATTCTGATTCGCACTGAAGCGTTACACCCCGATTATATTAATGTGCGGATTGCCGATAACGGGCCGGGGATAACAGAGGAAGTAAAAGCGCGACTATTTGACCCTTTTTTCACTACCAAGCCGGTAGATAAAGGTACTGGGCTAGGATTGTCGATCAGCCATCAGATTGTAGTGGAAAAACATGGGGGGTCGCTCCGGTGCGTGTCCGAACCGGGACAGGGGACGGAGTTCTGGATTGAAATTCCGATCCGTCAAAAGTCATTAGTCATCTGTTAA
- a CDS encoding GAF domain-containing protein: MLGSLSFLPRLSPVFSYSNKFGLIQIQDSRKRSAVMRKVIDRIWNSLEMKVGVASGSPLLQTAVDEVANLLHLDRCSFLWYYPHTQRVQLVYEQVRGDREPMQWAYDGVEMFRSAASVLAQGQLVVSSGTEPTTGAFSAISRSLTQLPIFQHQKNKLQHNKTGVVSGAEMQPDIAKLLVPVCRSSAEETSIQESRIGLMACLRSKPRNWSPDEIEIVQLVAQQLDIGISQTKLYDQSQKQAQREKLINQITSQTRQSLDIEAILTSAIAQLLDALEVDRCLVHLVEDCREQDLGSKGECPISSKSEIFWETAHRVAYRRQHLYEVCREPFPPTIDDFDTHGPITQWVIKYRQTVIIPDITQDPRIGAQNEEYKKAQINSSLVVPVQANNVLHAILYLNQCGYNRYWSKNDRELAEAVGNQLAISIQQACLYAQTRASMERESLLRLISDQIRGTLDLKTILQTAVREVQSLLKTDRAAIYQFTQDWQGEVVVEQTTGKCVSIMGEMSQNSCFFSKSVYPYLGERVQAINDVFNADLDDCHIALLQELEVRATLVVPIPKTEELGELVSEKEKENPHLNSPSRSVWGLLIVHECEGPRVWQASEVELLQQLAIQVAIAIQQAELYEQARTSATAAQTKAEALEKAIYDLQQTQAQLIQTEKMSSLGQLVAGVAHEINNPVNFIYGNLTYANRYTQDLLKLVSLYQELYSEPVPEILECADDIDLEFLIEDFPKILSSMEVGADRIRQIVLSLRNFSRLDQAEMKPVDIHEGIDNTLLILQNRLKTNGGRTQVEIIKEYGDLPLVECYAGQLNQVFMNLLSNAIDAVEEFAVNGNATETPQIRIRTEILQPDYITVRIADNGPGMTNSVRTRLFDAFFTTKPVGRGTGLGLSISYQIVVEKHKGAFWCESEPGKGAEFFLEIPLRPYERA; the protein is encoded by the coding sequence ATGCTTGGATCTTTATCTTTTTTACCTCGGTTATCACCAGTGTTTTCATACAGCAATAAATTCGGATTAATCCAGATTCAAGACTCTCGTAAACGGAGCGCGGTGATGCGAAAAGTTATCGATCGCATCTGGAACTCTCTGGAGATGAAAGTGGGAGTGGCATCAGGGTCGCCCCTACTCCAGACAGCTGTGGATGAGGTTGCCAACTTACTGCATCTGGATCGTTGTAGTTTTTTGTGGTACTATCCTCACACACAAAGGGTTCAATTGGTTTACGAGCAGGTGCGAGGCGATCGAGAACCTATGCAATGGGCGTATGATGGGGTAGAAATGTTTCGATCGGCAGCAAGTGTCCTAGCCCAAGGGCAATTGGTAGTCAGCAGCGGCACCGAACCGACAACTGGAGCCTTTAGTGCTATTTCGCGATCGCTCACCCAATTGCCGATTTTCCAACATCAGAAAAACAAGCTTCAGCACAATAAAACAGGGGTTGTTTCTGGCGCAGAGATGCAGCCAGACATCGCCAAGCTATTAGTTCCAGTCTGTCGAAGTAGCGCCGAAGAAACATCTATACAGGAAAGTAGGATAGGACTGATGGCCTGTTTGCGCTCAAAGCCCCGCAATTGGTCGCCAGATGAAATAGAAATAGTGCAGTTAGTCGCCCAACAGCTCGATATCGGCATCAGCCAGACAAAACTTTACGATCAAAGCCAGAAACAGGCACAGCGAGAAAAACTGATTAACCAAATTACTAGCCAAACTCGCCAAAGCTTAGATATAGAAGCAATTTTAACTTCTGCGATCGCGCAACTGTTGGATGCCTTAGAAGTAGACCGCTGTCTAGTTCATTTGGTAGAAGACTGTCGCGAACAAGATCTGGGAAGTAAGGGAGAATGCCCTATTTCCTCGAAATCGGAAATTTTCTGGGAGACAGCCCATCGAGTCGCCTACCGACGCCAACATTTGTATGAAGTTTGTCGAGAACCATTTCCACCGACTATAGATGATTTCGATACCCACGGGCCGATTACCCAGTGGGTAATTAAATATCGTCAAACAGTTATCATCCCCGATATTACTCAAGACCCCCGCATTGGAGCCCAAAACGAAGAATACAAAAAAGCTCAGATAAACTCTTCTTTAGTTGTACCAGTGCAGGCTAATAACGTACTGCACGCCATTCTTTATCTAAACCAATGTGGCTACAATCGATATTGGTCTAAAAACGATCGAGAATTAGCCGAAGCGGTTGGCAATCAGCTAGCTATTTCGATCCAACAAGCTTGTCTCTATGCCCAAACTCGCGCTTCAATGGAACGGGAATCGCTCCTGCGGCTAATCAGCGATCAAATTCGCGGCACTCTAGATTTGAAAACGATCTTACAGACAGCGGTGCGCGAGGTGCAAAGTTTACTAAAAACAGACCGGGCAGCGATTTATCAATTTACTCAAGATTGGCAAGGTGAGGTGGTGGTAGAACAGACAACGGGCAAGTGCGTTTCTATTATGGGGGAAATGAGTCAAAATAGTTGTTTTTTCAGCAAGTCTGTCTACCCATACCTGGGAGAACGGGTACAGGCTATCAACGATGTATTTAATGCGGACTTAGATGATTGCCATATTGCTTTATTGCAGGAGTTGGAAGTGCGAGCTACGCTGGTTGTGCCTATACCTAAAACTGAAGAATTAGGAGAGTTAGTAAGTGAGAAAGAAAAAGAAAATCCACATCTAAATTCTCCTTCTCGTTCTGTCTGGGGATTGCTGATTGTCCACGAATGCGAAGGGCCTAGAGTTTGGCAGGCGTCTGAGGTTGAGTTGCTGCAACAGCTGGCAATTCAGGTGGCGATCGCAATTCAGCAAGCCGAACTGTACGAACAAGCCCGCACCAGCGCCACAGCTGCCCAAACCAAAGCTGAAGCCCTAGAAAAAGCTATATACGATCTCCAGCAGACTCAAGCACAATTAATTCAGACCGAAAAAATGTCCAGCCTCGGCCAGCTGGTGGCCGGTGTCGCCCATGAAATCAACAATCCGGTCAATTTTATCTACGGCAACTTGACCTACGCAAACAGATATACTCAAGACTTGCTAAAGCTAGTGAGTTTGTATCAGGAGTTATATTCCGAACCTGTCCCGGAAATCCTGGAGTGTGCTGACGACATTGACTTGGAATTTCTTATAGAAGATTTTCCCAAAATTTTGTCCTCGATGGAAGTAGGGGCCGATCGCATCCGTCAAATTGTCCTCTCTTTGCGGAATTTCTCGCGACTCGATCAAGCCGAAATGAAGCCAGTCGATATTCACGAAGGCATTGACAACACGCTGCTAATCTTGCAAAACCGCCTCAAAACCAACGGAGGACGTACCCAGGTTGAGATTATTAAAGAGTATGGCGACCTGCCTTTGGTGGAGTGCTACGCGGGACAGCTCAATCAAGTTTTTATGAACCTTTTGAGCAATGCGATCGATGCAGTCGAAGAGTTTGCAGTCAATGGAAACGCAACTGAGACTCCCCAGATTCGGATTCGCACCGAAATTTTGCAGCCCGACTATATCACGGTGCGGATTGCCGATAACGGGCCCGGAATGACAAATTCAGTGAGGACGCGACTGTTTGACGCTTTTTTCACCACCAAGCCGGTGGGACGCGGTACAGGACTGGGTTTGTCGATTAGCTATCAGATTGTGGTGGAAAAACACAAAGGGGCGTTCTGGTGCGAGTCAGAACCGGGAAAAGGAGCAGAGTTCTTTCTTGAGATTCCGCTGCGCCCATACGAGCGTGCCTAA
- a CDS encoding EAL domain-containing protein, which translates to MTHSDRSPEEQRQSDETYRFIINHIKEALFQTDASGFWTFLNPAWTEITGFTVAETLGKSILDYIYYDDKKRNIEIFQSLIEGQKENCRYKIRYITKNGGFRWIEVYARLTVDRNGAIIGISGFLNDITSSKQVEDILTQLNAKLEIKVLERTAELRKALEQLQSEIADRNKAEKELEKSLSLQQAALESTADGIFVVNKNRKIVGFNQKFVQMWRLPQSILASEDDEEVVSFVLHQLKNSEKFLTKVNELYADPETESWDILEFKDGRIFERYSQPQRVGEQVVGRVWSFRDITERRMAEQTIRYQALHDLLTDLPNRILFNERLSAALSNAADSQGMLAVMFLDLDRFKTINDTLGHVFGDQLLQIVAERLTNCLWQHDTVARWGGDEFTLLLPQISCVEDAGRIAKIILDALKQPFNIEGHQLYISSSIGIAFYPYDGEDAETLIRNADVALYRAKEQGRNNYQFYKAAMNSEASELLILENKLHQALERGEFVVYYQPQVNTTTGKITEMEALVRWQHPDLGLISPAKFIPLAEENGLILPIGEWVLRTACAQNKVWQDAGFPSLCVAVNLSARQFQQPNLVEMVARVLSETGLLPCFLELEITESIAMQNLDFTRAILKDLHSMGVSISMDDFGTGYSSLSYLKKFPLDKLKIDQSFVRELTTDPNDAAIISAIAALGKVLNLKMVAEGVETEEQRDFLQSIQCEYMQGYLFSRPLSAKDATQILQKSWPITVKTSASYCSVCPNKGAKLSHI; encoded by the coding sequence ATGACCCACAGCGATCGCTCACCAGAAGAACAGCGACAAAGCGATGAAACCTATCGCTTTATAATTAACCACATCAAAGAAGCGCTCTTCCAGACAGACGCCAGTGGATTCTGGACATTTCTCAATCCTGCTTGGACAGAAATTACCGGATTCACAGTTGCAGAAACACTCGGCAAAAGTATTCTAGATTACATTTATTATGATGACAAAAAACGGAATATAGAGATATTTCAGAGCCTAATTGAAGGCCAAAAAGAAAACTGCCGATATAAAATTCGATACATAACTAAAAATGGTGGCTTTCGTTGGATTGAAGTTTATGCGCGATTAACAGTCGATCGCAACGGTGCTATTATAGGCATATCCGGCTTTCTGAACGATATTACCTCTAGCAAACAAGTCGAAGATATCCTCACACAGCTTAACGCAAAATTAGAAATAAAAGTTCTAGAACGGACAGCGGAATTAAGGAAAGCCCTAGAGCAATTGCAGAGCGAGATTGCCGATCGTAACAAAGCAGAAAAAGAATTAGAAAAATCGCTTTCTCTCCAGCAAGCAGCACTGGAATCCACTGCTGATGGAATTTTTGTGGTTAACAAAAACAGAAAGATTGTCGGTTTTAATCAAAAATTTGTCCAAATGTGGCGTCTTCCTCAATCCATCCTAGCCTCTGAGGATGATGAAGAAGTAGTGTCGTTTGTCTTGCATCAGCTAAAAAATTCCGAAAAATTCCTCACCAAAGTAAATGAATTGTACGCCGATCCTGAAACAGAATCTTGGGACATTTTGGAATTTAAAGATGGGAGAATTTTTGAGCGCTATTCTCAGCCTCAGCGCGTTGGAGAACAAGTCGTTGGCAGAGTTTGGAGCTTTCGGGATATCACCGAGCGTCGGATGGCAGAACAAACAATTCGCTATCAAGCTTTACACGACCTTTTAACAGATTTGCCCAACCGGATACTGTTCAACGAGCGGCTATCTGCGGCATTGTCAAATGCCGCAGATAGCCAAGGAATGCTCGCTGTGATGTTTTTAGATTTAGATCGTTTTAAGACAATCAACGATACACTAGGTCACGTTTTTGGCGATCAGTTGTTACAAATAGTTGCTGAACGACTCACCAATTGTCTGTGGCAGCACGATACCGTTGCTCGTTGGGGAGGGGATGAATTCACCCTGCTGCTGCCCCAAATCAGTTGTGTAGAAGATGCTGGTAGGATCGCCAAAATAATTTTAGATGCTCTTAAGCAGCCTTTTAATATAGAAGGGCACCAACTTTATATCAGTAGCAGTATTGGCATTGCTTTCTATCCTTATGATGGCGAAGATGCCGAAACACTTATAAGAAACGCAGACGTGGCCCTATATCGTGCTAAGGAACAGGGTCGCAATAATTACCAGTTTTACAAAGCGGCGATGAACTCCGAAGCTTCCGAGTTGTTGATACTAGAAAACAAGCTGCACCAAGCTTTAGAAAGGGGAGAATTTGTCGTCTACTACCAACCTCAAGTTAATACTACCACTGGCAAAATTACCGAAATGGAGGCTTTAGTACGTTGGCAGCATCCTGACTTGGGGCTGATTTCTCCAGCAAAATTTATTCCGTTAGCTGAGGAAAACGGACTGATCCTACCCATCGGCGAATGGGTGCTGCGAACTGCCTGCGCCCAAAATAAAGTTTGGCAGGATGCGGGTTTCCCATCGTTATGCGTAGCGGTTAACCTTTCTGCCCGCCAGTTTCAACAACCCAATCTCGTGGAAATGGTGGCGCGAGTTTTGTCAGAAACAGGGCTCTTGCCCTGCTTTTTGGAGTTGGAAATTACTGAAAGCATTGCTATGCAAAATTTAGATTTTACTAGGGCAATCCTGAAAGACTTGCACAGTATGGGTGTCTCCATTTCTATGGATGATTTTGGCACGGGATATTCTTCGCTGAGCTATCTCAAAAAGTTCCCGCTTGATAAGCTAAAAATTGACCAATCTTTTGTGAGGGAATTGACAACTGACCCGAATGATGCAGCTATTATTAGTGCGATCGCAGCTTTGGGAAAAGTATTGAATCTCAAGATGGTGGCAGAAGGGGTGGAAACAGAAGAGCAAAGAGATTTTTTACAAAGTATCCAATGCGAATATATGCAGGGTTATTTGTTCAGTCGGCCTCTATCGGCTAAGGATGCAACCCAAATTCTGCAAAAGTCTTGGCCGATTACAGTCAAAACTTCTGCCAGCTATTGTTCTGTTTGTCCCAATAAGGGAGCTAAGCTGTCACACATCTAA